A single window of Nicotiana sylvestris chromosome 5, ASM39365v2, whole genome shotgun sequence DNA harbors:
- the LOC138868899 gene encoding uncharacterized protein encodes MGSLAHLGAYQRPLAREVYQLASLGVRLADSSEGGVIIQNRDESLLVAEVKEKQFNNPLLAQLKEGIHKHNTTTFCFGMNDGTLRYQDRLCVPDIDGLWERIMAEAHTSSWDDHLPLIEFAYTNNFHASIQMAPFEALYGGRCRSPIGWFEVGEAELIEQDLVHQVMEKVKIIKERLKTTQSRQYSYLDIRRRDLEFKEDSWVVEDPSAIVPIEVIEVNKELSYEEIPVAIPDRQVQKLRNKEIVFVKVLWRNQQVKDATWEAEEEMRKKYPYLFE; translated from the exons atggggagtttggctcatttgggggCATATCAGAGGCCGTTAGCCAGGGAGGTTTACCAGTTGGccagtttgggagttcgccttgcggaCTCTAGTGAAGGAGGGGTAATTATACAGAATAGGGATGAATCATTGCTTGTAGCGGAGGTGAAGGAAAAACAATTCAACAATCCATTATTAGCACaattgaaagaggggattcacaaaCACAATACCACAACTTTTTGctttggcatgaatgatggtactctacggtaccaagaccgcctatgtgttcctgataTCGACGGTCTTTGGGAAAGGAttatggcagaagctcacacatccag ttgggatgaccatttgccactcatagaatttgcttacaccaacaacttccatgctagtatccagatggcaccatttgaggcaCTGTATGGTGGGAGATGCAGgtctcctattgggtggttcgaggttggagaagcagaattgatagagcaggacctcgtgcatcaggtcatggagaaagtcaagattattaaggagaggttgaaaactacTCAGAGTCGCCAATATTCTTATTTGGACATTCGtcgtagagatttggagttcaaagaagatagttgg gtagtggaaGATCCGTCTGCTATTGTACCAATTGAAGTTATTGAGGTTAATaaagaactatcttatgaagaaattccagttgccattcctGATAggcaagtccaaaaattgagaaataaggaaattgtctttgtaaaagtgttatggcggaaccagcaggttAAGGatgccacttgggaagccgaggaagaaatgagaaagaagtacccatatttgtttgaatag